The Bdellovibrio sp. NC01 genome includes the window AAAAGGTCAAAATAAGAGGGATTTCCGGGTCTGTTTGCGTTACATAATTGTTGTATTTTTTGCAGCTTTGCTAACGCGCTGAACAGCCCTTCAAGGGCAAAAACTCTTAGAGGTTTCAAATATTTAAGAATTATGCTAGGGTGCGCCAACTTATGACTCAGACCAAATCCGTAATCTACCTCGACCACAATGCCACGACTCCCGTGTGCAAAGAAGTGCTCGAAGCTCTGCCTGAACTTGCAGAAGCTTGGGGTAACGCCAGTTCTATTCACTGGGCAGGTCGACAGCCGAAGAACGTGATCCGCGATGCGCGCAAAGCGATTGCCGATGCTGTTGGTGTGAGTCCTTTGGAAATCATCTTCACAGTGGGCGGTAGTGAGGCCAATAACACCGTGATCAAAGGTGTGTTTGAGTATTTGCAAACTTCGCAAGCTCTGCCACCAGAACAACGTCGTCGCATGCATTTCATGTGTTCGGCGGTTGAGCATCCTGCAGTTTTCAAAACGATGATGCACATGAAGTCTTTGGGCGTTCGCGTGGACGTGATCCCGGTGAATCGCAAGGGCGAAATTGATTTGAAATTTTACGAAGAGCATTTGTCTGAAGAGACAGCTCTGGTTTCTGTGATGTTTGCGAATAACGAAACAGGAACGCTTTTCCCAATTAAACAAATGGCAGCAATGGCTCATGCAAAAGGAGCTTTGTTTCATACCGATGCCGTTCAAGGTTTCGGTAAAGTGCCAGTGAATTTGCACGATCTTGGTGTCGATTTTGCCTCTTTCTCGGGTCATAAGTTCTATTCGATTAAAGGCAGCGGCTTCTTGTATTCACGCAAAGGTTCAAACTTCAGTCCACTGATTCACGGAGGCGCACAAGAGCGTCACCGTCGTGGTGGCACTGAAAACACATTGGGTATCGGTGCATTGGGTGTTGTTGCGAAACGCGCAAACCTCATTGCTGAAAAAGCGAAGTCTGTTGAAGTTCTACGTAACCACATGGAAGCACGTATCTTGGCAGAGATTGAAAATGTCTCTGTCACTGCTGGTGAAACCCCACGTTTGCCAAACACAAGTGCGTTGGTGTTACCAGGAGCTGACGGTGAAACGATGTTGATGTCGTTGGATATCAAAGGCTACGCGGTAAGTACAGGCGCTGCATGTTCAAGCGGAAATCCTGAGCCAAGCCCGGTTTTACTTGCGATGGGTTTGTCGCGTGATGAGGCACAAAACTCATTGCGTGTGAGTCTAGGTTGGGACACGACACTCGAACAGGTCGATGGTTTCGTAGATACGTTAAAAATTGTTGTAGAGAGACTGCGTTCATTGAAGGAAGCAGAAGAAAAAGAAGGAGACTCTTATCATGTCTAAAGGAAGAGTTCTTGTTGCTATGAGCGGAGGCGTGGACAGTTCTGCCGCGGCTGCGCTGTTAGTTGAACAGGGATACGAAGTTATCGGTGCCACGATGCAAGTGTGGGATTACACCTCTTGTGACATCGAAGAAGGCAACGGCACATGCTGCTCAAGCATCGATGTTGATGATGCGCGCGCTGTTGCGGATCGTTTGGGAATTCCATTTTACGTTTTGAATTGTGAAGCGAAATTCCGCCAAGCGGTTATCGATCCATTTTTGAAAGCGTACTTGGAAGGGCAAACGCCACTTCCATGTGTGAACTGCAATACCTATTTAAAATTCGATCATCTTGTCAGAAAGATGAAAGAGCTTGAGTGTGATTACTTGGCAACAGGTCACTATGCGAAAATCGTGACTGATGAAAACGGTAAAGCGGCGATTCACACGTCAACGGACGATTGGAAAGATCAAACGTATTTCTTGTTCACGATCGATCCAGAATTA containing:
- a CDS encoding cysteine desulfurase family protein, with the translated sequence MTQTKSVIYLDHNATTPVCKEVLEALPELAEAWGNASSIHWAGRQPKNVIRDARKAIADAVGVSPLEIIFTVGGSEANNTVIKGVFEYLQTSQALPPEQRRRMHFMCSAVEHPAVFKTMMHMKSLGVRVDVIPVNRKGEIDLKFYEEHLSEETALVSVMFANNETGTLFPIKQMAAMAHAKGALFHTDAVQGFGKVPVNLHDLGVDFASFSGHKFYSIKGSGFLYSRKGSNFSPLIHGGAQERHRRGGTENTLGIGALGVVAKRANLIAEKAKSVEVLRNHMEARILAEIENVSVTAGETPRLPNTSALVLPGADGETMLMSLDIKGYAVSTGAACSSGNPEPSPVLLAMGLSRDEAQNSLRVSLGWDTTLEQVDGFVDTLKIVVERLRSLKEAEEKEGDSYHV